The following coding sequences are from one Dinoroseobacter shibae DFL 12 = DSM 16493 window:
- a CDS encoding sugar transferase translates to MTPGKRALDLILALVLGIVLGPVIAGLALWLRLSQGAPVFHAAERMTTPERGFTLWKFRTMTVAAADSGVSGGDKAARITPAGRWLRRTRLDELPQLWNILRGDLSFVGPRPPLREYVERFPELYGRVLRSRPGVTGLATLTYHAHEERLLAACADPAETDAVYARACVPRKARLDLIYAAHRSVCFDLVLIARTAGRVLGR, encoded by the coding sequence GTGACCCCGGGCAAGCGTGCGCTCGATCTGATCCTGGCGCTGGTGCTGGGGATCGTGCTCGGCCCGGTGATCGCGGGGCTGGCCCTGTGGCTGCGGCTCAGCCAGGGTGCGCCGGTCTTTCATGCTGCCGAGCGGATGACCACGCCGGAGCGCGGCTTCACCCTGTGGAAGTTCCGCACCATGACCGTGGCCGCGGCCGACAGCGGCGTGTCGGGCGGTGACAAGGCCGCACGGATCACCCCCGCGGGGCGCTGGCTGCGGCGCACCCGGCTCGACGAGTTACCGCAGTTGTGGAACATCCTGCGCGGCGATCTGAGCTTCGTCGGGCCGCGCCCGCCCCTGCGCGAATATGTCGAGCGGTTTCCCGAGCTCTATGGCCGGGTGCTGCGGTCCCGGCCCGGGGTCACGGGGCTGGCGACCCTGACCTACCATGCCCATGAGGAGCGGCTGCTGGCGGCCTGCGCCGATCCGGCCGAGACCGACGCGGTCTATGCGCGGGCCTGCGTGCCGCGCAAGGCCCGGCTCGACCTGATCTATGCGGCGCATCGGTCGGTCTGTTTCGACTTGGTGTTGATCGCGCGCACGGCCGGACGGGTGCTGGGGCGCTGA
- a CDS encoding type II toxin-antitoxin system death-on-curing family toxin, which yields MTEPFWVSQAGVLRIHDLGLEIGGGAAGLRDAGLLASALARPVNLWAYGETDLFVLAAAYAEGIAGNHPFVDGNKRTGFMTADVFLARHGWLLSPVTDETHADMMVALARGQIDRGQAAAHFRDHAAPVP from the coding sequence GTGACGGAGCCCTTTTGGGTTTCGCAGGCCGGGGTGCTGCGGATCCACGACCTGGGTCTCGAGATCGGCGGCGGGGCTGCGGGGCTGCGCGACGCGGGACTTCTGGCCTCGGCCCTGGCGCGTCCGGTCAACCTGTGGGCCTATGGAGAGACCGATCTGTTCGTGTTGGCGGCAGCCTATGCCGAGGGGATCGCGGGCAATCATCCGTTCGTGGACGGCAACAAGCGTACGGGTTTCATGACGGCGGATGTGTTTCTGGCCCGGCATGGCTGGCTTCTGTCGCCGGTGACCGATGAGACCCATGCGGACATGATGGTGGCGCTGGCCCGGGGGCAGATCGACCGGGGGCAGGCGGCGGCGCATTTTCGGGATCACGCCGCCCCCGTGCCCTGA
- a CDS encoding NAD-dependent epimerase/dehydratase family protein has translation MTVRVLVLGATGRLGGMLRRHWGAWPDLEPLWQARQGAVRGAGDWVVFDPRTDPLALAQACGRVDVVLDLAGPVPAPGRAIDSFAAIAPLARAVAHGARVAGGRPLLWASSAAVYGARALCAEDDPPSPLSEYGRAKAAGEAALAGLPGACVLRIGNVAGADALLSAATPGVPVSLHRFADGTTPRRSYLGPASLAAVLAGLVRQAAGPPLPGVLNLTGPGPGVEMAALLAAAGLRWRPVPAPEAALAEVVLDTARLAGLVALPPEAGTARGIVAEWRADTALKQALCKEISP, from the coding sequence ATGACCGTGCGGGTTCTGGTTCTGGGGGCGACGGGGCGGCTGGGCGGGATGCTCCGGCGGCACTGGGGCGCATGGCCCGATCTGGAGCCGCTTTGGCAGGCCCGGCAGGGGGCGGTGCGCGGGGCCGGGGACTGGGTGGTGTTCGATCCGCGCACGGACCCGCTGGCCCTGGCGCAGGCCTGCGGCCGGGTGGACGTGGTGCTCGACCTGGCGGGGCCGGTCCCGGCACCCGGGCGTGCGATCGACAGTTTCGCGGCCATCGCGCCGCTCGCCCGGGCCGTGGCCCATGGGGCGCGCGTGGCGGGGGGGCGGCCCTTGCTCTGGGCCTCGTCGGCGGCGGTCTACGGGGCGCGGGCGCTCTGTGCCGAGGATGATCCCCCGTCCCCCCTGAGCGAGTACGGCCGGGCCAAGGCGGCGGGCGAGGCGGCGCTGGCGGGCCTGCCCGGGGCCTGCGTGCTCAGGATCGGCAATGTGGCGGGGGCCGATGCGCTGTTGTCTGCCGCGACCCCGGGGGTGCCGGTGAGCCTGCACCGCTTTGCAGATGGCACGACCCCGCGGCGCAGCTATCTCGGGCCTGCGTCCCTGGCGGCGGTGCTGGCGGGGCTGGTGCGGCAGGCGGCGGGGCCCCCCTTGCCCGGCGTGCTCAACCTCACCGGGCCCGGCCCGGGGGTGGAGATGGCCGCCCTGCTGGCCGCCGCGGGCCTGCGCTGGCGGCCCGTGCCCGCGCCGGAGGCGGCCCTGGCGGAGGTGGTGCTGGACACCGCGCGCCTGGCCGGGCTGGTGGCGTTGCCGCCCGAGGCGGGCACCGCCCGGGGTATCGTGGCGGAATGGCGGGCGGACACGGCCCTGAAACAGGCTCTTTGCAAGGAGATTTCCCCGTGA
- the rfbD gene encoding dTDP-4-dehydrorhamnose reductase, translating into MILVFGQTGQVARELAARVPEALFLGRDAADLSDPDACAAALRAAAPSAVINAAAYTAVDRAEAEEDLATRINGAAPGAMAVAAAELGVPFVHISTDYVFDGAGTAPFAPDAPVGPLGAYGRSKLAGEEAVRAVGGVHAILRTSWVVSAHGGNFVKTMLRLGAERDSLSIVADQVGGPTAAGDIAAACLKIAARLAADPGKSGTYHFAGAPDVSWADFAREIFGQAGLDCAVTDIPSAAYPTPARRPHNSRLDCSSLQAAFGIARPDWAESLSGILRDLGHTPRP; encoded by the coding sequence ATGATCCTCGTTTTCGGACAGACGGGCCAGGTGGCCCGCGAACTGGCGGCGCGGGTGCCGGAGGCGCTGTTTCTGGGGCGCGATGCGGCGGATCTGTCGGACCCCGACGCCTGTGCCGCCGCCCTGCGCGCCGCGGCGCCGTCGGCGGTGATCAATGCGGCTGCCTACACGGCCGTGGACCGGGCCGAGGCGGAAGAGGATCTCGCCACGCGCATCAACGGGGCGGCCCCGGGGGCCATGGCGGTCGCGGCGGCGGAGCTTGGCGTGCCGTTCGTGCATATCTCGACCGATTACGTGTTCGACGGGGCGGGCACCGCGCCCTTCGCGCCGGACGCGCCCGTGGGGCCTCTGGGGGCTTACGGGCGATCGAAGCTGGCCGGGGAAGAGGCCGTGCGCGCCGTGGGCGGGGTGCACGCGATCCTGCGCACCTCCTGGGTGGTCTCGGCCCATGGCGGCAATTTCGTCAAGACCATGCTGCGGCTCGGGGCCGAGCGCGACAGCCTGAGCATCGTGGCCGACCAGGTGGGCGGGCCCACGGCGGCGGGCGATATCGCGGCGGCCTGCCTGAAGATCGCGGCACGGCTGGCCGCCGATCCGGGCAAGTCGGGGACCTATCATTTCGCGGGTGCCCCGGATGTGAGCTGGGCCGATTTCGCGCGCGAGATCTTCGGCCAGGCGGGGCTGGACTGCGCGGTCACGGATATCCCCTCGGCGGCCTATCCCACGCCCGCCCGGCGACCGCACAACTCGCGCCTGGACTGTTCCAGCCTGCAGGCGGCCTTTGGCATCGCGCGGCCCGACTGGGCCGAGAGCCTGAGCGGGATCCTGCGCGATCTCGGCCACACCCCCCGCCCGTAA
- the rfbB gene encoding dTDP-glucose 4,6-dehydratase, which translates to MKLLVTGGAGFIGSAVVRQAIRDGHQVVNLDALTYAACLDNVASVADSPAYAFEHVDIRDRAALDRVFATHAPDAVMHLAAESHVDRSIDGPGDFIETNITGTYNMLEAARSHWVGQGRPEDFRFHHISTDEVFGSLGPTGQFTEETPYDPRSPYSASKAASDHLVRAWHETYGLPVVMTNCSNNYGPFHFPEKLVPVIILKALAGEPLPIYGDGSNVRDWLYVEDHADALLLVVQKGVVGRSYNIGGENERTNLQLVQTLCGILDELRPGPRPYAEQISFVTDRPGHDARYAIDPTRIATELGWRPSVTVEEGLRRTVQWYLDNEAWWRALQDRDGVGRRLGKAG; encoded by the coding sequence ATGAAACTTCTGGTGACCGGCGGGGCCGGGTTCATTGGCTCGGCGGTGGTGCGCCAGGCGATCCGCGACGGGCACCAGGTGGTGAACCTCGACGCGCTGACCTATGCGGCGTGCCTCGACAACGTGGCCAGCGTGGCGGACAGCCCGGCTTACGCATTCGAGCATGTGGATATCCGCGACCGCGCCGCGCTGGACCGGGTGTTCGCGACCCATGCGCCGGATGCGGTGATGCATCTGGCCGCGGAATCCCATGTGGACCGGTCCATCGACGGGCCGGGCGATTTCATCGAGACCAACATCACCGGCACCTACAACATGCTGGAGGCGGCGCGCAGCCATTGGGTGGGGCAGGGGCGGCCGGAGGATTTCCGGTTCCACCATATCTCCACCGACGAGGTGTTCGGATCCCTGGGCCCCACGGGGCAGTTCACCGAAGAGACACCTTATGACCCGCGCAGCCCCTATTCGGCCTCCAAGGCGGCGTCCGATCATCTGGTGCGCGCCTGGCACGAGACCTACGGGCTGCCGGTGGTGATGACCAACTGCTCGAACAATTACGGCCCCTTCCATTTCCCCGAGAAGCTGGTGCCGGTGATCATCCTCAAGGCGCTCGCCGGAGAGCCCCTGCCGATCTATGGCGACGGGTCGAACGTGCGCGACTGGCTCTATGTGGAGGATCACGCCGATGCGCTCCTCCTGGTGGTCCAGAAGGGCGTGGTCGGCCGGTCCTACAATATCGGCGGGGAGAACGAGCGTACCAACCTGCAGCTGGTGCAGACCCTGTGCGGGATCCTCGATGAGTTGCGCCCGGGGCCGCGGCCTTATGCCGAGCAGATCAGCTTCGTCACCGACCGGCCCGGGCATGACGCGCGCTACGCGATCGACCCCACCCGGATCGCCACGGAACTGGGCTGGCGCCCGTCGGTCACGGTCGAGGAGGGGCTGCGCCGCACCGTGCAGTGGTATCTCGACAACGAGGCCTGGTGGCGCGCGCTGCAGGATCGCGACGGGGTCGGGCGGCGGTTGGGCAAGGCGGGCTGA
- the rfbC gene encoding dTDP-4-dehydrorhamnose 3,5-epimerase — translation MQIEDTPLPGVKLLTPARFGDARGFFSESYSRRVLAGHGITLDFVQDNHSLSAQVGTVRGLHFQAPPHAQDKLVRCGRGRLFDVAVDVRRGSPTYGQWFGAELSFENGKQLLVPAGFLHGFVTREPDTEIVYKCSDYYAPECDGAVHWDSCGIDWGFEGDPVISAKDAAAVRLADFDSPFVYEG, via the coding sequence GTGCAGATCGAAGACACCCCCCTTCCCGGCGTGAAGCTCCTGACCCCGGCGCGGTTCGGCGATGCGCGGGGGTTCTTCTCCGAAAGTTACTCGCGCCGGGTGCTGGCCGGGCATGGCATCACGCTGGATTTCGTGCAGGACAACCATTCGCTCTCGGCGCAGGTGGGCACGGTCCGGGGGTTGCATTTCCAGGCGCCCCCCCATGCCCAGGACAAGCTCGTGCGCTGCGGGCGGGGGCGGCTGTTCGACGTGGCGGTGGATGTGCGCCGGGGCAGCCCGACCTACGGGCAGTGGTTCGGCGCCGAGTTGAGTTTCGAGAACGGCAAGCAGCTGCTGGTGCCGGCGGGGTTCCTGCATGGCTTCGTCACCCGGGAGCCCGATACGGAGATTGTCTACAAGTGCAGCGACTACTATGCGCCCGAGTGCGATGGGGCCGTGCATTGGGACAGTTGCGGCATCGACTGGGGCTTCGAGGGCGATCCGGTGATCTCCGCCAAGGATGCCGCCGCCGTGCGGCTCGCCGATTTCGACAGTCCGTTCGTCTACGAGGGATAA
- a CDS encoding sulfotransferase family 2 domain-containing protein, whose protein sequence is MSVSATAPLVFLHIPKTAGQTIHEELARALGPETVSPVRRYNQVAAGAPQMPPGYSLYSGPLDWGETDTLPSGAFVFTVLRDPFERLASYYLYVLKMARARADEVLEQPQEPHLRGLRRILTMSAEEYFFGGDAAWQGFIRAHYDNFYTSYFATRRMLGWREVQALDEETALQAALSNVPRMSRIYSIRELGALEADMAARGLEISVTETFRRATDDAHQERRWPMLAARFESDAGIRRLEAFAVRDELLLSELGLRV, encoded by the coding sequence ATGAGTGTTTCTGCGACCGCCCCGCTGGTCTTTCTGCACATCCCCAAGACCGCCGGGCAGACCATCCATGAAGAACTGGCCCGCGCCTTGGGCCCGGAGACCGTCTCGCCGGTGCGCCGCTACAACCAGGTGGCGGCGGGTGCGCCGCAGATGCCGCCAGGATACAGTCTCTATTCCGGGCCGCTCGACTGGGGCGAGACCGATACCCTGCCGTCCGGGGCCTTCGTCTTCACCGTGCTGCGCGACCCGTTCGAGCGGCTGGCCTCCTATTATCTCTATGTGCTGAAAATGGCCCGGGCCCGGGCCGACGAGGTGCTCGAACAGCCCCAGGAGCCGCATCTGCGGGGGCTGCGGCGGATCCTGACCATGTCCGCGGAAGAGTATTTCTTCGGTGGCGATGCGGCCTGGCAGGGGTTCATCCGGGCCCATTACGACAATTTCTATACCTCCTATTTCGCCACGCGGCGGATGCTGGGCTGGCGCGAGGTCCAGGCGCTGGACGAGGAGACCGCCTTGCAGGCGGCCCTGTCCAACGTGCCGCGGATGAGCCGGATCTACTCGATCCGGGAGCTGGGTGCGCTGGAGGCGGACATGGCCGCCCGGGGGCTGGAGATCTCGGTGACCGAGACCTTCCGCCGGGCCACGGATGACGCCCACCAGGAGCGCCGCTGGCCGATGCTTGCGGCCCGGTTCGAGAGCGATGCGGGCATCCGGCGGCTGGAGGCTTTCGCAGTGCGCGACGAGCTGCTGCTGTCGGAGCTGGGGCTCAGGGTGTGA
- a CDS encoding glycosyltransferase gives MLQRLKGVFHRYADRHLTLDLPGFSLGEPVEEGQPLGHVDLVAARGNRLRVVGWSTADRITLSWNGGQASCRPHIPREDVANALGLGRYVGFELDAPLEAFPYLLTLDHGGGRAELPLAGMSLEALRRARGRLRWRFLGKLMVMSPLLGRYVLRRDPVTRDRIKRALSLEAVPRAGPMETALFTFAEGEELAFPTDLPITVVMPVYNALDLTRAALARVAEHTDLPWHAIVIEDCSTDPEVRPWLRGWATAQNAAQPGRVSLLENETNLGFIDSVNRGFAAALERGHHVVLLNSDALVPPGWASRLLRPMVVHDNVASVTPMSNDAEIFSSPVICARSMLAPGEAEAVDAVARGFHPEATLSVAPTGVGFCMAMHIDWLRRFPTLDPVFGRGYGEEVDWCQKVRARGGRHLGLPGLYVEHRGGESFGSEEKQRLIHTNNQIVAKRYPSYDREVQGFIAADPLITPRVALAVGLVAARARAAEAALPIYLAHSLGGGAEDDLARRVAEDVDRIGGAVILRVGGPQRWQVEVVTPAGQVAGGTDEFGFVQALLAPVGARRLIYSCGVGDADPAELPALLLSLRKFAMRDPVEVLVHDYFPLSPSYCLLDSDHVFRGLPPLDTADPAHGIARPDQGLLDLAGWRAAWGPLMTAAREITVFSESSRDLVAEAYPAARAAIRVRPHRLLNEVPRIPVPGPDAAPVVGVLGNIGVQKGAQLVQDMARTLHGSGARPTDPGLVLIGNIDPAFGLPEGMAVHGTYRIADLAQIVGKYGITCWLIPSVWPETFSFTTHEALASGLPVYAFDLGAQGAAVAAAGNGRVIPFDPDADPARTVLERLRADLGIAAGHVAPVSA, from the coding sequence GTGTTGCAACGCCTCAAGGGGGTATTCCATCGCTATGCGGATCGCCATCTGACGCTGGATCTGCCGGGTTTTTCCCTCGGGGAGCCCGTCGAAGAAGGTCAGCCCCTGGGGCATGTGGACCTCGTGGCGGCGCGGGGTAATCGGCTGCGTGTGGTGGGCTGGAGCACCGCGGATCGGATCACCCTGAGCTGGAACGGAGGGCAGGCCAGCTGCCGCCCGCATATCCCGCGCGAGGATGTGGCCAACGCCCTGGGCTTGGGGCGGTATGTCGGGTTCGAATTAGACGCGCCGCTGGAGGCCTTTCCTTATCTGTTGACCCTCGATCACGGAGGCGGGCGTGCCGAGCTGCCCCTTGCCGGGATGAGCCTGGAGGCCCTGCGGCGCGCCCGGGGCCGTTTGCGGTGGCGGTTTCTGGGCAAGCTGATGGTCATGTCGCCCCTGCTGGGCCGCTATGTCCTGCGCCGTGACCCGGTCACCCGGGACCGGATCAAGCGGGCGCTTTCGCTGGAGGCGGTGCCCCGGGCCGGGCCGATGGAGACTGCGCTCTTCACCTTCGCCGAGGGCGAGGAGTTGGCCTTTCCCACGGACCTGCCGATCACCGTGGTGATGCCAGTCTACAATGCGCTGGATCTGACCCGGGCCGCGTTGGCGCGGGTGGCCGAGCACACGGATCTGCCCTGGCACGCCATCGTGATCGAGGATTGTTCCACCGACCCGGAGGTTCGGCCTTGGCTGCGCGGCTGGGCCACGGCCCAGAACGCGGCCCAGCCCGGGCGTGTGAGCTTGCTGGAAAACGAGACCAACCTGGGCTTCATCGACTCGGTCAATCGCGGCTTTGCCGCCGCCCTGGAGCGCGGGCATCACGTGGTGCTGCTGAACTCCGACGCGCTGGTGCCGCCGGGCTGGGCGTCGCGGCTCCTGCGGCCCATGGTGGTCCATGACAACGTGGCCAGCGTCACGCCCATGTCCAACGACGCGGAGATCTTCTCCAGCCCGGTGATCTGTGCGCGCAGCATGCTGGCGCCGGGCGAGGCCGAGGCGGTGGACGCGGTGGCGCGCGGCTTTCATCCCGAGGCGACCCTGTCGGTGGCGCCCACCGGGGTGGGGTTCTGCATGGCCATGCATATCGACTGGCTGCGTCGGTTCCCGACGCTCGATCCGGTGTTCGGGCGCGGTTATGGCGAGGAGGTCGACTGGTGTCAGAAGGTGCGCGCCCGTGGCGGGCGGCACCTGGGCCTGCCTGGGCTTTACGTGGAGCATCGGGGCGGCGAGAGCTTCGGGTCCGAGGAGAAGCAGCGGCTCATTCACACCAACAACCAGATCGTCGCCAAGCGCTACCCGAGCTATGACCGGGAGGTGCAGGGCTTTATCGCGGCCGATCCGCTGATCACGCCCCGGGTGGCCTTGGCGGTCGGGCTGGTGGCGGCGCGGGCCCGGGCGGCGGAGGCGGCCCTGCCCATCTACCTGGCCCATTCCCTGGGCGGCGGGGCCGAAGACGACCTGGCGCGCCGGGTGGCCGAGGATGTGGATCGGATCGGCGGGGCAGTGATCCTGCGGGTTGGCGGGCCGCAACGCTGGCAGGTCGAGGTGGTTACCCCTGCTGGCCAGGTCGCCGGCGGGACCGACGAGTTCGGCTTCGTGCAGGCGCTGCTGGCGCCCGTGGGTGCGCGGCGGCTGATCTATTCCTGCGGGGTGGGGGATGCGGACCCGGCGGAGCTGCCGGCGCTGCTGCTGTCACTGCGCAAGTTCGCCATGCGCGACCCGGTCGAGGTGCTGGTGCATGACTATTTCCCCCTGAGCCCGTCCTACTGTCTGCTGGACAGCGACCATGTGTTCCGCGGGCTGCCGCCGCTGGACACCGCCGATCCGGCCCATGGAATTGCCCGCCCGGACCAGGGGCTTCTGGATCTGGCGGGCTGGCGCGCGGCCTGGGGGCCGCTGATGACCGCGGCACGCGAGATCACGGTCTTTTCCGAAAGTAGCCGGGACCTGGTCGCAGAAGCCTACCCGGCGGCCCGGGCGGCGATCCGCGTCCGGCCCCACCGTTTGCTGAACGAGGTGCCGCGCATCCCCGTGCCGGGGCCCGACGCGGCCCCCGTGGTCGGAGTGCTCGGCAATATCGGGGTGCAGAAGGGGGCCCAGCTGGTGCAGGACATGGCCCGCACCCTTCATGGCAGCGGCGCGCGGCCGACCGATCCGGGCCTGGTCCTGATCGGCAATATCGACCCGGCCTTCGGGCTGCCCGAGGGAATGGCGGTCCATGGCACCTACCGGATCGCGGATCTGGCGCAGATCGTCGGGAAATACGGCATCACCTGCTGGCTGATCCCCTCGGTCTGGCCCGAGACCTTCTCCTTCACCACCCATGAGGCGCTGGCCAGTGGCCTGCCGGTCTATGCCTTCGATCTCGGCGCCCAGGGGGCGGCCGTGGCGGCGGCCGGGAACGGTCGGGTCATCCCCTTCGATCCCGATGCCGATCCGGCCCGGACGGTGCTGGAGCGGTTGCGGGCGGATCTGGGTATTGCCGCAGGACATGTGGCGCCGGTTTCTGCATGA
- a CDS encoding sulfotransferase family 2 domain-containing protein, translated as MPDAPHHPRLLRHTPGTREPLGKNAAHRFASQHALVHYGSGTVFTFIPKNACTSLRISLALANGAIATVEEWNWVHKNNATFAATLPELARAPETALVLRCPFRRLASTFLDKIVSRQPDFWALYDRSAREIDPDRLTFRGFVDWIGRPGMLRANIHWRPQEDFLVYARYDHVFGMTGLDAFAAFFAQRTGHDHVDSRKFSGHTSAGFVPLEGGCQADTPLVELMVAKARGALPRAVDLFDDALAGQVARLYGRDLALLRDLARDAPLLFPEYGEEP; from the coding sequence GTGCCGGACGCCCCCCATCATCCGCGGCTGCTGCGTCACACGCCGGGCACGCGCGAGCCGCTCGGCAAGAACGCGGCCCATCGCTTCGCCAGCCAGCATGCGCTGGTGCATTACGGATCGGGCACCGTGTTCACCTTCATTCCCAAGAACGCCTGCACCAGCCTGCGGATCAGCCTGGCCCTGGCCAATGGCGCGATCGCCACGGTCGAGGAGTGGAATTGGGTGCACAAGAACAACGCCACCTTCGCGGCCACGCTGCCCGAGCTGGCCCGGGCGCCCGAGACAGCGCTTGTCCTGCGCTGCCCGTTCCGCCGCCTGGCCAGCACGTTTCTCGACAAGATCGTCTCGCGCCAGCCGGATTTCTGGGCGCTTTACGACCGGTCCGCGCGCGAGATCGATCCCGACCGGCTGACCTTTCGCGGCTTCGTCGACTGGATCGGGCGGCCGGGGATGCTGCGGGCCAATATCCACTGGCGTCCGCAGGAGGATTTCCTGGTCTACGCGCGCTATGACCATGTGTTCGGGATGACCGGGCTGGACGCTTTCGCGGCGTTCTTCGCGCAGCGGACGGGGCATGACCACGTGGATTCGCGCAAGTTCTCGGGGCACACGAGCGCGGGCTTTGTGCCGCTGGAGGGCGGCTGCCAGGCCGACACGCCCCTGGTCGAGCTGATGGTGGCGAAGGCGCGGGGGGCGCTGCCGCGGGCGGTGGATCTGTTCGATGACGCCCTCGCCGGGCAGGTGGCCCGGCTCTACGGGCGGGATCTCGCCCTTCTGCGGGATCTCGCCCGCGACGCGCCCCTGCTGTTTCCCGAGTACGGAGAAGAGCCATGA
- a CDS encoding type II toxin-antitoxin system Phd/YefM family antitoxin translates to MPRITATEFQQNVGAYSDAAQREPVIITHHNRDRLVLMSAEAYARLQAFEAAEETALIEARMAAQRVTVEKLARR, encoded by the coding sequence ATGCCCCGCATCACCGCCACGGAGTTCCAGCAGAACGTGGGCGCCTATAGCGACGCGGCCCAGCGGGAGCCGGTGATCATCACCCATCACAACCGCGACCGGCTGGTGCTGATGAGTGCGGAGGCCTATGCGCGGCTGCAGGCCTTCGAGGCTGCCGAGGAGACGGCGCTGATCGAGGCGCGGATGGCGGCCCAGCGGGTGACGGTTGAAAAACTGGCCCGGCGGTGA
- the rfbA gene encoding glucose-1-phosphate thymidylyltransferase RfbA codes for MTQRKGIILAGGSGTRLYPITIGVSKQLLPIYDKPMIYYPISVLMLAGIREIAIITTPEDQAQFQRAIGDGSQWGVSFTFIVQPSPDGLAQAYILAEDFLNGAPSAMVLGDNIFFGHGLPDIMAEADAQTAGGTVFGYHVADPERYGVVAFDSAGSVKQIIEKPEVPPSNYAVTGLYFLDGSAPERARKVQPSARGELEITTLLEMYLADGLLSVKRMGRGYAWLDTGTHGSLLDAGNFVRTLERRQGLQTGSPDEIAYDKGWISAEALQARAEKFRKNNYGEYLGQLLK; via the coding sequence ATGACCCAACGCAAAGGCATCATTCTGGCGGGGGGCTCCGGCACGCGGCTCTACCCGATCACCATCGGGGTGTCGAAGCAGCTTCTGCCGATCTATGACAAGCCGATGATCTATTACCCGATCAGCGTGCTGATGCTGGCCGGGATCCGCGAGATCGCGATCATCACCACCCCCGAGGACCAGGCCCAGTTCCAGCGCGCCATCGGCGATGGCAGCCAGTGGGGGGTGTCGTTTACCTTCATCGTGCAGCCCAGCCCCGACGGGCTGGCCCAGGCCTATATCCTGGCCGAGGACTTCCTGAATGGCGCGCCCTCGGCCATGGTGCTGGGCGACAACATCTTCTTCGGGCACGGGCTGCCGGACATCATGGCCGAGGCCGACGCCCAGACCGCGGGCGGCACGGTGTTCGGCTACCACGTGGCCGATCCCGAGCGTTATGGGGTGGTGGCCTTCGACAGCGCGGGGTCGGTCAAGCAGATCATCGAGAAGCCCGAGGTGCCGCCGTCGAATTACGCGGTGACGGGGCTTTATTTCCTCGACGGCTCGGCGCCGGAGCGGGCGCGCAAGGTGCAGCCGAGCGCCCGGGGCGAGTTGGAGATCACCACGCTGCTGGAGATGTACCTGGCCGACGGGCTGCTGAGCGTCAAACGGATGGGGCGGGGCTATGCCTGGCTCGACACCGGGACCCATGGCAGCCTGCTGGATGCGGGGAATTTCGTCCGCACCCTGGAGCGGCGGCAGGGGCTGCAGACCGGCAGCCCGGACGAGATCGCCTACGACAAGGGCTGGATCAGCGCCGAGGCGCTGCAGGCCCGGGCGGAGAAGTTCCGCAAGAACAATTACGGCGAATACCTGGGCCAGCTGTTGAAATAG